In Anolis carolinensis isolate JA03-04 chromosome 4, rAnoCar3.1.pri, whole genome shotgun sequence, the genomic window ACATGAATATAAAATCACCAATGAACACACAtgaaaaaaacacatattttcaaaaAATTGGAGCAAAGCAAATAATTGACATTCCCAGTAACTTCTTGGATGATCCATTCCCTCCAGCATTTGAGATGAAGTTATAACACAgagacaaattaaataataatgttGACTATCACAGGCTGCATAAGAAGTTGGACATAAATATCTTCTGCTCGGCAATGCTGAAGAAGACTATATTACAAAACTTCCTGCTGGGCCACAAACACACATCTGTAATGGTTTGTATTCTACGCAAGAAAAATTGCCATTGTCATATTCCAAActgtgtttaaattgttttattataaACTCTCCGTTGGTCTCTGTTTAACTGGGAAATCATTCACTCTAAATTTATCTTCTCTCTGCATGGCATTGACATCTTCTGGCATTGTCAGCTCTGTCTCTGTTACAAAAAGATTCCCTCTAGAAAAAGAGATGATACTCCACTGATTTAGCAACCTCCAGAGCATTTTTGGCAATCTCTGTATATGTTAACTCTTCCTGTGTCCTGTATTATTTTGATGCTTCATTTAAGACACATTAATCTGAGGCTTGGCATTTAATGAGAAGTGAAGCGTAAATGAACTAAACATGTAttttgcttaattttttaaaactgggaAGAAGATGCCATGGACAAAACTGACCTGTTCTCTATAATTATGGGAAATGTTTTTCTCCCTCCTGAGCAATCATGAGTGATTTTCATATTGTGTCTGTGTGTTCATGCATGCAAAGTCCTCTGTCTTGTAGCCAGGATCTCATAGCTATGTCTCTTCATGCTGCGGCTAATGCCTGGAATCAGTATCAGAACATGAACTGTTCCTAACATGAGATACAGAACATGAAGTATCAGTAGTTATTTCTAAAAAGATGAGAAAAAGCTGGGCTTGTTGTGAGGGATAGTTATTACCTTCTCCAACAGCATGTTTGTACCTCAtcccatgttgtgctggagaCTTGCCTTCTCCCAATATAAAATGTCAAATAGCAAGTTTTTTAATGGATTGTATTGGAAAGGATCAAAAAGGTCATGGGCCCTTTTAGCTCTTTGGTTCTTGATCATAGTCTCCATGTTCTGGccatttgttttgtttccagACTCACCAGTTCAGCAGTCCAGAATATGTCATGTCTGAGGAGAATCAGTTGTCCCAGCCAGCACTGTGTCTTGACGATGGGCCTCATCAGATGACTCTTTGTAAAGCAGGGTATAGCAGGGGACAATGGGGGAGGCATAGGGAACTGTCTCACTGTGTTCCCTACTGTTGGGGCTTATCCCTTTCTACAGCGTTTCCTCACTGTCCTCTGCTTCCTCTTTGGCTCCTTTGCCTTTTTTCTATGCTGACTCCACTGGGTTCAGCTGCCCCAGTGCTACCAGCATGGAGCCCTATGGAgtcatcatgtgatgggctccggggGACTTCTTGCCGACAGCGGAAAGAAACGGAGAGAAGCGGAGAGAAGATGCTTCTCTCCtggcatgtgatgaggtcatcaaTGCGATGCTGAAACCATCTAGCTGCTGGTGGCAATGATAGCAACATAGGTTGGGGGCAAGGGAAGGTGACTTGTAAATAACTTTGCTCCCTTGAGGCTTCTTGAGCAAGCCATCAATAGCCAGAAGTGTTGAGAAGCATTAGTTGCTGCAACAGTGGAGCTCTTATCCTGGGTTGTTTTACTGGTGACCACCTTTAAAcctgggctattttttattttttttggtccGGAGCTTCAAAAGCAATGTACTAGTTGAGACCTCTAAGAACTTGGGTGGCAGTAACttcattatttcattgtaacGGTTGGcttttaaatttgtaaatacaatatgaCCTGGTGGGACCAGTACCTAGAATTTCATCTACTCACACCTGACAAAACATTACTCTCTAGAACATTTCTCTGTCCtccatgtgattctatggtataaaCCTTGAAATCCTGTGTCATACAGAGCTGATGTTACTTCATTTTGTCTTTGATATACTCTCTCATGCAAACTGAGCAAACTGAATGTGATGCGATGTCATTGTTCTGGGCACATCTCAGCCAATGCCATGTGAGGTGAAGCATTTTTGCTTGGCTCTACCTGCTGCCATATTTATTTAGTAATAAGTTACACCATAGGAAGTTCCTAATATTATCTGATTTCTGGGGCTCATTATTACACATCTGAAAAATCCTGGCATAAGGTCTTCTTAGCTTGGAACAGAGCTGGGTGTGAATTTCCCTTGTTATTATATTACCAGCCTTAAGAATTATTATTTTCTAGGGGCTTTGGTTGTTTTTTCTTGTTCATATCCATAAAGAGGAAAGGCTTGGGTTGACATTTACATTTTCAAGATGTGACTTGGTTGAATTGAGTGTATGTGAAGACCACTTTTTTTGCTATGGTTTGAAAAACAGAACTCTTCACTGCCATGTTTGAACACAGAGTTGGCTTCTCCTCTGGTGACTCTGTAACATTCCTTGGCTGCTATAGACCTCATTTGAGAAAGAGCAGTGCCTTTCCCTCTGTGTTTGAGCCTGTGCACAGCTTCTGATGAATTGGCAGCCAAGAGGTCTCAGCTAGTCCAGCTGTGGCTAATTTAAGGAGTCACAGGTGCAGCAATAACCAGCCAGCAGGAAGAATGGAAGCAATGTGGATTTTGTTCTGTGGAAAAAAGATGTAGAGTCAGTCCTGGGGTTCACACCAGGATGGTTGATCAGGACAGCTACCCAACCTCAGGTGCCAAAGCCAGCATCCAGTGACAGCATCAAATATGAGCAACCAGAAAGCATTTAAATCACTTCTATTGGGTAGCTGCTTTGGTCTCTTCTGACTCATTACTTTACAAATGCAATATTATGAATTTCCACAGAAATGTCTATATGCATCAGGCCTTagcaaagttacttttttggactacaacttctagaaTCCTTCTGTGAATCTCTCTAGCTTCTATCAGCCAAAAACTATAATATCTTCTCCAAATTCTTATTAGAATAAATATTATGTGCTAACCTAGGATTTTTGAACTTTTGGCAGAATCTTATTCTCCCATCTTCTATTAATGGACAGAAACTATTGTGGATCAGACAGAAACCATATTGAGAGAGTGAAATCAAAAAGGAGTCATGTCACATCATGTGTTGCCTATCTGATTCAAGTTCTCTCTTTTTTGTCACTTCCTGGTCCTCACCTTTCTGTGTTTGAAAGACAAATTAGTTGTTTTCAAACTTttgttgggtgagtgggcttattaatAAAAGACCCTGCTCATAAATGCACAGCGCagtaacttattagcagtagCGTGACCCAGCactagtagccaaaagtgataaaaagaacaaaaacacacagaccaacgTTATCTCTTcattaggaggcttttctttatagcaaaataatatggttgaacTATCTACAAAAGTAAGATTTCCATAACACGAATAaaattctttatacttccttctttgcttccaggtTGGGTTTCTTTCtcattgtgccgtcgcgcctggggctgtaaactcttagtgaaagaggcatggaccaggggatctttccccaggggattgcttcttgccctcctttagggaaactggaactcccaaggaccaaaacactgtagttaactcaaaaactgggtttattcttcacaaagggggtaaaagaaaatatacattacagtctttgattgtttaagtccatgaagcttgtccagatccctctttctctggctgtgaaatgccggagcaaactcagcctcagtccaatgacctatatctgaagacaagagtcttcctctgttgccaaaggactgatgtgaaggcgcttgagactcctcaacgttgttcaggttggccctgaacatgaagtgtgagtcccaagggtaagaacctcagaattggtgctgagaggtaacttttgaagggctttttgagccaagcctctctttcacgtccatccgatacagaacttgctgatggaatgaaaagaggaaacacagtcctactccaggaagaggtggagccaaatagtttagctaagtgagcaatataacaggtacaaacaacattgattgacagatataaataaccaatccaactacatttacagggtaagggcaaaatcaggcatgatacagcaattcaaatcttgaaacttatagtttgacatatagatggcgccactcgcgccgtcacactcccggcctagatttccggactttcggaaatctaaacaaaatggagttaaatacctttaactctaataactttaagactgtatgtcttctgaaaataacacaaccatgtcgctgataggcctgtcaaacaaagaaaccttttcgttagagacgaccttaacctgggccttgcgcactctattgtcaggactaggatataattttgattaagtaacaccaaatccccaacctttacgttggcacctaacaatccaaaacccatagtttcttagggcagactgagtaattgaccttccttggtgtttgacttttgtgtggaaatgctgtgtcaacagcagagctatgtggctatggtgtggcaaaataacaggatttttaacacaggatctaatctttgctctttttagtctacctccaaccctaaggagaccctcattgtccaggaaggggttcaagtcctttaaacaactatttttgggcaaggatgcttttctttctagacaagctatttcttctgaaaaacactgtctttgagtggatctcaggatgactgttgaggctttcgaaagatcttggggctgaattgcaccactgttttttgtagtgatgtaatgtatgagcctggcaatggctgcctgaagtctagtccgttttgaaaatctttcaaacttggctggatttaaaccttgccttgataagtcttggccatcgatggtagatttgcaggactgaatttctggcaactcagtgtctttgagcatggaaatgctttctggaaaggaaggattttgaagacatttgggtccagtgatccaggatgacttggacaactttgcggctgatgttcctcgggatgtcacatctgccggattttctgaagtggatatgtaatgccactgctcttctccctccacacacacactagctggtTCAGCATCGTTGCttttgaagaggtcttccacaaactgggtgatctgggtctttaccttcggatcctttagcatccttcttcttaaggacaggagacgatgatgggcaacatctctgttgttgggtagagatggtctttccggcttgaaagttaaaggtgctatccaattaccttcagggtcttgagtgacttggctgttcatcatctcaaggaacttctgttcatttttagagaaggctgtttgctcatctctctctgtgacttcgatgatggaagagtaatcgggcattactccctggcagcaaactgagatgtggctggcacatccttgcattagtgaaggccttttagtgacaggctggaacatcttgttcaggcagactgggcctaacaccgtccatcctaaaggcaactgctgggccatgggtgatcccttaggaccttcaatctggttgctaacacggaacagtgtgggacaatctgcaccgataagcatgacgatgtctgtttccaagtccaaagctggaattagatcttgaatacctttgagatgaggatgggcttgtaccacctccttcgtggctatctgttctttgttcctgggaatcaggctgcattctataaggtcaggaagattgtacctgaccttttgtccaacaggtgagattttgaactttgttgcaactctgccattcatcttattctttccagaacaagtggatatggtgtattctattgtctctgtatgaagatcgaacatgtcgaagaactctggggttgcaagagatgcgtcactttgggcatccaaggcgacgtagacccttttcttattccacggctgcttgtctggatacacctctgccaggcagattgggtggcaaatcctgggcttgtggctattttgacaaagcttggtgcaggcaaccgcaggagccttgagggctacctgaggttctgtaggcttttggtcttctttggtttcttctttggtaggagaatttgactttgctttgaattgaggggaatcgaagttgtgcattgcagagcaatgcttgatgctgttgcagtgttggcatttaaccttttctttgcagtccttggagaagtgaatagtggcgccgcagcatctaaagcacaccttggccttttgaactatttggagtcgttctttgtaaggcttctttgcgaactctctgcattcagctaggctgtgtggcctttgatggatgggacaggatatggtgttgttgctgactggttgagcagaagttgcaggagttgcgtctgtcatcttgacactcaggttccttctaagatctttgccctgggctttgtcttctttggaggtcttttcaggctttaggtcttggtacaaagcgagaagacctgtttgagggtcattcctctcacaagctgctctagtgacgaaatccaccaaaaaggtgaagggcgggtatacatttgcattctcctctttgtacttgaacacctgtttcccccaagcttctcgaagaggaaaaggaagtttgcagagaatggcactctgtgacgtgtgctggtccagacatgctaaacctggcagctctggatttcctttggctgaagctagctctagtaaaagatcactaaagtcccaaagctgtttgcaatctttcatcttcagtgatgggaacctgttgagtcgatccatgagggatgcttctatctcagtgctcgcaccgaagcgctggtccaagcgagaccacgctgtggacaaagctctttgggggtctgctacatgagcagcataaagtctttttacttgctcggctgagctgggtccaagccacgccataagaagggacagttcttcatccgcttctagcttgaaatctcgaatggccctcatgaaggtgattttccacagaaggtagtcatccggtcggtcagtgaatttctggacgcctttgtctctgatgtctcttcttggatttcgcaagagggaacccaattgagactccagtgtgtaagggtacatctgaggagtgtgatgtggcctgacgaagtcaatgttcttcggttgaacacatcttttcgcgatggtaggcgatgctgggttcagcagattgctggcaggcagcacctctgaagccttcatcttcagcgatgggagaattgacttggtatgcagggatgaatgtggtggttcactcccggccatgccttgccaatgtgaatggacatctggatgttgttgaaagacgtcatccttttgttcccaagtagacaagtggtatctctgaggcctaagtacagggatggactctgacagagatggcactctcccggccgtgctttgctgtacttctgaggaatgggctggccttgaagtcgcgaacactggaacaggtgagcgatcttcaaggtggcgaaaggagatatgactctgcactacaggtgattccagttgcagatgtgctgaaacctttgctgtaggctcttgtgttggcaggaaactaaggttttcttgggttagttcctgtgatagagctttggctagaatgttagctctgactatcttttgtgctgtgtctctttttacttgaagcagatctagatcccgttgcagttcatcttgcttggcttcagccattgcaagctctatttctctctgggccctggcctgtgctaggtcagcttcttgttgagccctagcctgcgctaggtcagcttcttgttgggccctagcctgcgctagatcagcttcttgctgggccctagcctgcgctagaagcagtttctgcttggctttagcctgttgaaggaggagttcctcttcattgaaggcaaagtcttgcctagccatttctgcagacgcctctgcttctaaaacctcttttctaattttcaaacggacagcctctctgttgtagtgggctgctttggaagaagtactgatgaatgagtgtgtggattgggaggaactgctatgcctagatgaatgcttggatttaaggctagcatcattagatggaatcttgagcagactggatctaaggcttacacatggggagccttgaaccctgtcttctgcacctttgaataaggaactgggctctggttcaaatagaactgcgctgtagcgcctcctctcttcttgtaggctaaaagaaatttccttagccctatctaaagactctggagtgttaattttgttcagtacatagattatttcttctgcaatagcactcccattattgaaggcctttacaaattcttgcctaagaatttccttttgctttgggcaaagggatgcccttattgcatcagctatggtcggcaggttttgccaagctctattaaacctctgcctaagcttgccttccttctgcaaaaggcagagcattgttttctctgtggggtgcctttctctgactgggcggggagatttgacccttgtttgcaaaatctcattgctatgacttgacattctgtgaaattcaaaaggaaacttatcccaagtttcaaacagtacaaaaatgcaatactatataactatacaattaaaggcacacaaaagggcaatgcaatattttaaacaagacaattaaaacagctgcttaactgggaagttaagcctgggctttcataaacttgcagcaggctttgaagaaatggcaggaactgcagaaggttggaatttattgctttgcaaactggtttctggaagaggcttggtagagctgtaaaggctggcttctggagaaatgtatctactttgcaaaaagcttgatcttgtgcagttgcaagagctgaatgtagcgatttgctggcttgtttgataaacagaaaaggcgggaaacctagccaatgtttcaattttgcaaaggctaggcttctagcaaatgtatccactttgcagaaggcttgaacttgctgcagctacaagagctgaatgtagcaatttgctggtggcttgagatgcaaaaagagcgggaaagcttgcaaatgtctcaattttgtgaaggctgggcttccctctggaggcaaaggcaggcttctttgacttctttatctttaggagactatgggcttggcaaattcaaggcctttcactccttcttttcccttcttagcacttctggaaggcttctttcagcactGCTGGAagagaaggcttctctctcagtacttctggaaaagaaggcttctctcagcactgctggaaaagaagggtcctctcagcactgtgccgtcgcgcctggggctgtaaactcttagtgaaagaggcatggacgtgacatctttccccaggggattgcttcttgccctcctttagggaaactggaactcccaaggaccaaaacactgtagttaactcaaaaactgggtttattcttcacaaagggggtaaaagaaaatatacattacagtctttgattgtttaagtccatgaagcttgtccagatccctctttctctggctgtgaaatgccggagcaaactcagcctcagtccaatgacctatatctgaagacaagagtcttcctctgttgccaaaggactgatgtgaaggcgcttgagactcctcaacgttgttcaggttggccctgaacatgaagtgtgagtcccaagggtaagaacctcagaattggtgctgagaggtaacttttgaagggctttttgagccaagcctctctttcacgtccatccgatacagaacttgctgatggaatgaaaagaggaaacacagtcctactccaggaagaggtggagccaaatagtttagctaagtgagcaatataacaggtacaaacaacattgattgacagatataaataaccaatccaactacatttacagggtaagggcaaaatcaggcatgatacagcaattcaaatcttgaaacttatagtttgacatatagatggcgccactcgcgccgtcacactcatgcagataaacagcttcgctctcacagagccttgtCTCACATTGTACTTGCTCTAGAGcttcacacacagcagccttcacactggagcttcacaaaTGAGCTCTTCAACatggggcttctctcaccgaagcttctcacaATGTGGTCTTCTCACACAGTGAGGCCtacctcatactgaggcctactcacacagTGGCCTTGTCTCATGGAGACTAACACTGAGGCCTTCTAATACTCCTCAGGGCGACACTAGCTTTGGCTGACTAACTTTTAACAGGGTTTGGCCTGCTCACTCTCCTCAGGTTGACcctagcttatttaaccctttcagtgcttgactcacatttttgtaattaaaaatacatcgttaatttttaatatttctgaaaactttattcttataaattCTGAGGAGCTGGACTTTTTATCCAGCCAAAGAACTGGTAGATGCAAACAATGCCCACCCCCTCCATTAAAGACAAATTAGTTGTTTTCAAACTTATCTCTCACT contains:
- the LOC134298324 gene encoding uncharacterized protein LOC134298324, producing the protein MARQDFAFNEEELLLQQAKAKQKLLLAQARAQQEADLAQARAQREIELAMAEAKQDELQRDLDLLQVKRDTAQKIVRANILAKALSQELTQENLSFLPTQEPTAKVSAHLQLESPVVQSHISFRHLEDRSPVPVFATSRPAHSSEVQQSTAGRVPSLSESIPVLRPQRYHLSTWEQKDDVFQQHPDVHSHWQGMAGSEPPHSSLHTKSILPSLKMKASEVLPASNLLNPASPTIAKRCVQPKNIDFVRPHHTPQMYPYTLESQLGSLLRNPRRDIRDKGVQKFTDRPDDYLLWKITFMRAIRDFKLEADEELSLLMAWLGPSSAEQVKRLYAAHVADPQRALSTAWSRLDQRFGASTEIEASLMDRLNRFPSLKMKDCKQLWDFSDLLLELASAKGNPELPGLACLDQHTSQSAILCKLPFPLREAWGKQVFKYKEENANVYPPFTFLVDFVTRAACERNDPQTGLLALYQDLKPEKTSKEDKAQGKDLRRNLSVKMTDATPATSAQPVSNNTISCPIHQRPHSLAECREFAKKPYKERLQIVQKAKVCFRCCGATIHFSKDCKEKVKCQHCNSIKHCSAMHNFDSPQFKAKSNSPTKEETKEDQKPTEPQVALKAPAVACTKLCQNSHKPRICHPICLAEVYPDKQPWNKKRVYVALDAQSDASLATPEFFDMFDLHTETIEYTISTCSGKNKMNGRVATKFKISPVGQKVRYNLPDLIECSLIPRNKEQIATKEVVQAHPHLKGIQDLIPALDLETDIVMLIGADCPTLFRVSNQIEGPKGSPMAQQLPLGWTVLGPVCLNKMFQPVTKRPSLMQGCASHISVCCQGVMPDYSSIIEVTERDEQTAFSKNEQKFLEMMNSQVTQDPEGNWIAPLTFKPERPSLPNNRDVAHHRLLSLRRRMLKDPKVKTQITQFVEDLFKSNDAEPASVCVEGEEQWHYISTSENPADVTSRGTSAAKLSKSSWITGPKCLQNPSFPESISMLKDTELPEIQSCKSTIDGQDLSRQGLNPAKFERFSKRTRLQAAIARLIHYITTKNSGAIQPQDLSKASTVILRSTQRQCFSEEIACLERKASLPKNSCLKDLNPFLDNEGLLRVGGRLKRAKIRSCVKNPVILPHHSHIALLLTQHFHTKVKHQGRSITQSALRNYGFWIVRCQRKGWGFGVT